Genomic segment of Myxococcus stipitatus:
GTCACGGGCTCCTGATGATAGAAGTCGAGCAGGTTGAGCACCGCGGGACGGTGCGAGGCCCAGCCCACGGTGCCGATGACGGTGAAGGCGAAGAGCAGCAACCCCACGTGGTGCGTGTAGACCTTGAGCGCGCGCCCCCGCAGGCTCCGCCAGAGCCGGCCCGGCGTGTCCCACGCCTTCGCGTGAGCACCGCCCACCAGGAACGCCGACAGGAACACGAAGCCCTCGGCGGCCGAGACGAAGCCGAAGGGCTGGCTGCTGTAGGCATTCAGCCGGGTGGGCAGATGCGTCAGCGTCATCAGCACGAGGAGCAGCCCCCGCAGGGCATCCAGCTCCGGCCTGCGCGACGCGGATGTCCGAAGAGGGCCGGACTCGAGAGACAACGAAGGGACGGCGGCGTCCCCGCTCCTCACGGTGAGCCCAGCTCCTCTTGCAGGAACCGGCGGAGCACCTCCGGCCGGCGCCCCAGCGTGTCACGCAGGCGCTGGATCTCCTGTCGCCAGGACTCCTCGGACTCCGGATACCGCCACCGCTCGATGTGCCGCGGCATCTCCGGAGCCAGGAGCTCCACCGTGGCGTCCAGCATCGCGAGCACCCGCTCCGGCGCGAACGTGTTGTCCAGGTGCCAGTGGAACCGCGCGACGAACCGCTCGCGAAACACCGGCGACGTCATGAGGCGGCGGAAGAGCACGACAAAGGGCTCCGCCATCCGCTCGTCGCGCAGCAGCCGGCCCAGGGAGTTGGCCTCGGGCCCACCCGCGAACGCGGCGTCCAGGTCGTACATCAACCAGCGCCACCGGCCATCGCCCGCGCCGGCGGTCGTCGAGCCGCCGCGAAGACGCCAGAACTTGATGTTGTTCTCGGGCCAGTCCTCGTTGCCGAAGTAGAGCTGCGCGACGTGGTAGTCGATGAAGTCCTCCACGTCGATGCGTGCCTCGACATGCGCGAGGTGCTCGGGCTCGGAGAGGTCGTGCTCCCGGACATAGGCGAGCAGCTCCGCGTAGGGGATGGCGTCCTCGGCATCTCCCGTGTCGAGGAGGCCGTCCCCCTCCAGGATGACGATGTTCTTGCGGTTCAGCCCGTGATGGCTCGCGAGGGAATACTCGTCATACCGCTCCCGAATCTCATGCAGGCCCCAGTACTCGCCATTGAGGAACACCACCGTGGGGCGACAAGCCTGGAGGGCCAGGTTCGTCTGGCGCAGGAATCCCTGGAGGGCGCAGTCCTTGAGCTTGCTGTTCAGTTGGTCCTGGCCCGAGGTGCGGACCAGCAGCCGCTTGAAGTCCTGGAGCGGGTGGTCTGGGAAGAACTCCGCCTGGAAGGACTCGGGGCCATAGTCCTCCTTCGCATACAATCGCAGACTCTTCTGCGGCAGCGCGGCGCTCCCCGAGCCATGGATGCGCACGCCCGCGTTCTGCGCGAGCACAGGGGCGCCTGACGCCTCGAACCACTCGACGTGGACGGGCCGCTCCCAGTCCTTCCCATCCTGCATGTAATTGCCGGTGCCCCAGCCCGCCGTCCCTTCCGGAGACGGGTCATGCATCCGCCCCGGGACATAGATGCCCTGCTCATGCCCGAAGAAGTGCTCCGCGTCCGTCACCAGCGAGAGGACGGGCAGCGACGTGGCGCTCTGTCCGATGAGATAGGTGCGCGCTTCTCCGGGCCCCACGGGGGTCTCTCCCGAGAACCGCTGGAGCCGCACCACCGTCGCGAGCACGGGCGGCGTGGCGGGAGGCCTCCATCGCCAGGTCTCCGGAGACGTGTCTGGGTTTGTCGGGATGAGGCTCAGCGGCGCGGGCTGTCCTCGCTTGTTCAGCAACACCAGGGGCGTGGTGTAGACAGGCGATGAAGGCCCCGGCGCCGTCCCATCCAAGGTGTAACGCGTGGTGGTGTCTGGCTCGGAGGGGAGCGTCAGCAGCGCCTCGGCGGCATACAGATTCTCGGGCGCGGCGAAGCTCAGGCGCTGGAAGTCGAGCCGCGTGCGAAGCTCCGTCCCCGCCATCGAATAGGCGACGACCTCCAGGGACTCACTGCCCTCCCCCGGCTGCCAGGGAATGCTCCAGCGGCCCGCCTCCAGCAGGGCCTCTCCGAGCAGCACGGAGCCCTCGTAGAGCTCCACCCGGAACACCCCCGAATCCACCGGGAAGCCTCCGCGCAGGACGTGCTGCTCGTTGTCCATCGCGTCGATGGTGAGGACCGCGGGCGAGGACTCCTCCCCCAGTTCGTCCGGGGGCACCTCCGAGGTGCCTCGACAGGCGACGAGCGCCAACACGAGCAGCGCGAGCCGGGGGATCATGGGGAAGACACGCGGCGGAGGAACGGAGAAGACACGAGCATCGAGCGACGCCCGAGCAATCCTCGTGCCTCAAACTATCTCCCTGAATTCATGGGACTGGGCCCCGGAGGCCCTGGCAGGTTGCCACGCCCAGGGTGGCGGATTGCCACGGCGGGCGGAGCCTCGGGGCTCGAAGTCGCCTCCCTCTCTCGCGATATGCACGACGTCGCCGCGCATTCTCATGCGACAAGAGCGCGCTTATCGAAGCATTGAGCCGCAATCAGGAGCGCTCACGCGCCGTATCGTCGTCACGCAGCAGGGATTTCTCCGGACGGAAAAGCGGGCGCAACTCCCCGTGAATCCAGCGGATAATCCGAACGAAGCACTTGTGATGTATCAGAGGGGGATAACACGCCATGCGTGTCGATGGCTCGCCACGTGCCACACAGACCAGCTCATCCGAAGGCGCGACTGAAACAGCCCGGACCGAGACTGAAACCAACCACAACCAGGTCGAGGAGCAGGACTCTTCAGGTTCCGAAGGGTTCGACTCGACATCTTCTTTCGAGGACGACGGGGGCTCCGTCCGTCGCGAGAAGCTCCAGCCTCCGCCACCACCGCCGCCTCCCCCCCCCGAGGAAGAGGAGCCCCTTCCCCTCCCGCGCAAGGACCTGAAGCGCGGCGACTCCGGGCCCGAGGTGCAGCAACTCCAGGACGCGCTGGTGGAGCTGGGCTACCTCACCGAGGCGCAGGCCGCCACGGGCCCGGGCGAGTTCGGCCCCAAGACGCAGGCCGCGCTGGAGCAGTTCCAGGCCGACCATGGCGTCTCCACGAACGGGCAGTACGCCAGCGCCACGCGCGAGGCCCTGGGCCAGGCGCTGTCCCAGCAGAAGGCCGGGGGCGGCACCCCGCGCTCCGCGATGTCCGCCGAGGCCGCGTTCATCACCCAGTTCACCTCCGAGTACAACCCGACGGGCCCCCGCGGCAGCACCAACTGTGGCCCGGCGAGCCTCGCCATGTCGCTGGCGTACACGGGCCACATGCCCGGCGGGCTCACCAAGGAGCAGCAGGTCGACTACGCACGCGCGCTGATGAGCCCGCGTCGCGAGGCCGAGTTCACCTATGTGAAGTCCTCCGACGGCTCGCGTGTCCCGCAGCTCAACCGGGACCGGGAGCTGACGGGCGGCACCATGGTGAGCGACGGCATCCAAGGCGCGGGGCTCGGCGCGCGCTACGGCCAGGGCTGGGATGCCCTGGACAAGCAGCTCGCCTCGGGCAACCCCGTCATCGCCAATGGCAAGACGAACGCGGCGTGGCGTGAGCAGTTCCCCGAGCGCATGGGCTCGGGCGACATCGGCCACCTCAACGCGATCCTGGGGAAGACGCAGGACGGCAAGTACCTGGTCGCGGACCCGCTGCACACTGGCGGCCCCGTGGCGATGACGCGCGCGCAGCTCAGCGTCTTCTTCTCGCCCACGGGTGGACAGCCCTCGTTCACCGCGCTGGAGGGCGCCTCGAAGGGCCAGGGCGGCGCGGCCGCCGCGGGAGCTCGCGCGGGGGCGGGCGCCACCGAGGCCCTGACCCGCCTGCTCGAGCAGCCCCGCGCGGACCGCCCCGTGCCGGAGCCCGACCTCCTCACGCCGCGCACGGGCGTGGGCGCCGTCAGCATCAGCGTCGCGGGCGCCTCGGACGTGAAGACGCGCGCGCTCCAGGACGCGAAGACGCTGGAGGGCACGCTCCAGAACAGCCTGGAGAAGGGCGCGCTCCAGTTCGAGCAGTTCATCGCCAGCAACCCGGACCCGGCCTATCAGGAGGCCTTCGTCCGCGCCGCGGAGCCCTCCCTCGCGAAGATGGGGCAGCTCTTCGCCGGAGTGTCGCCGGAGACGAACCGCAAGCTGCACCCGCCCGCGGGCCAGCGCGGGGTCGACCCGAAGGACCCGGCGGCGATGCAGAAGGTGGTCGACGCGGAGATTCGCATCGAGCACCAGACGTACTACGCGCTCGCGCGCGCCACGGAGCTGATGAAGGACCCGGCCGCGGGGATGGTGGGCAAGGCCTTCACCCGCGACGCGCCCCCCACCCTCGTCAACATGTCGATGACGAGCGCGGTGCGCACCGCCGTCAACTTCGGCATCGGCACGAAGCTCGCGTTCGACATCGAGCGCTCCCTCAGCCGCACCGAGGTCATCCCTCCCAACCACACCGGCCCCACGATGGGGACCGCGCGCGCGCAGCTCCACGAGACGCTGTGGAACAGCATCGACCTGCTCCGAGGCCGGTTCGCCGAGGCCGCGGGGAAGTCGGAGCAGCACCAGAAGAAGCTCACCGCGCTGCTCGGTGGCCCCGCGGCCATCCTCACGCCGGACCAGCAGAAGGAGTTCATCGGCGCGTACATGCGCGAGGGCAGCATCCAGAAGGACCTCGCGGACCACGAGCAGTTGGGCAAGCTGCTCGCCACCGCCGTGCCGGATGGTGTGCCCACCAGCGCCGATGACGCGCGCGTCGGTGCGCTGGTGCGAGAGCTTCCCCGGCTCGCGGACACGAAGGCCGGCGCCGCGTTCCTGGCTGAGCAGCTCACCGCCAAGGCGGAGAACAAGCCGCTCTTCCTCGACGTCGTGGGCAAGCTGAAGGACGGCAAGGACCTGCACGAGAAGCTGGCCGTCGCATTGGTGAAGAGCGCGGGCAGCGGCGCCATCCTCGCCGCCGGCAACAAGGCCCCGGGCGCGGCCCAGAAGATCTTCGACGGGCTCACGCGCTTCTCGGACCTGTTCGGGATGAAGCAGGACGACATGAAGTCCTATGTCCGGCTCCTGCGTGACATCAAGCCCGGCTCCTCGGAGGCGGACGTCCGCAAGACGACCGCGTCCCTGCGCTCCCTGCTCAAGGACCAGGAGACGGGCCTGCCGTTCAGCGCGGACACGCCTCGCGGACAGGCGCTGCGCGGCCTGGGCCTGCTCATCACCGGCACCGCGTTCGCGGGAGACGCCGCGGGCTGGAAGCAGGCGGACCTCGCCGCGAAGCTCAAGATTGTCGGCGACGG
This window contains:
- a CDS encoding peptidoglycan-binding protein, producing MRVDGSPRATQTSSSEGATETARTETETNHNQVEEQDSSGSEGFDSTSSFEDDGGSVRREKLQPPPPPPPPPPEEEEPLPLPRKDLKRGDSGPEVQQLQDALVELGYLTEAQAATGPGEFGPKTQAALEQFQADHGVSTNGQYASATREALGQALSQQKAGGGTPRSAMSAEAAFITQFTSEYNPTGPRGSTNCGPASLAMSLAYTGHMPGGLTKEQQVDYARALMSPRREAEFTYVKSSDGSRVPQLNRDRELTGGTMVSDGIQGAGLGARYGQGWDALDKQLASGNPVIANGKTNAAWREQFPERMGSGDIGHLNAILGKTQDGKYLVADPLHTGGPVAMTRAQLSVFFSPTGGQPSFTALEGASKGQGGAAAAGARAGAGATEALTRLLEQPRADRPVPEPDLLTPRTGVGAVSISVAGASDVKTRALQDAKTLEGTLQNSLEKGALQFEQFIASNPDPAYQEAFVRAAEPSLAKMGQLFAGVSPETNRKLHPPAGQRGVDPKDPAAMQKVVDAEIRIEHQTYYALARATELMKDPAAGMVGKAFTRDAPPTLVNMSMTSAVRTAVNFGIGTKLAFDIERSLSRTEVIPPNHTGPTMGTARAQLHETLWNSIDLLRGRFAEAAGKSEQHQKKLTALLGGPAAILTPDQQKEFIGAYMREGSIQKDLADHEQLGKLLATAVPDGVPTSADDARVGALVRELPRLADTKAGAAFLAEQLTAKAENKPLFLDVVGKLKDGKDLHEKLAVALVKSAGSGAILAAGNKAPGAAQKIFDGLTRFSDLFGMKQDDMKSYVRLLRDIKPGSSEADVRKTTASLRSLLKDQETGLPFSADTPRGQALRGLGLLITGTAFAGDAAGWKQADLAAKLKIVGDGLSVGADGATLVTGVLGKTATWATSVTVLGKLSGVGAMMGAVGDAIQGLQFLRDGDKWKATASGAQALGGAMMAGAALFGAAPGFQILGAALFLGGLAAKYLDPEKERIREQQVKLLTASGMDETLAKNLIALGPDLLDTRLRQGAGMSPEQVQKFVADNPALANEPLHLDSMAQAASAMKMKGADFQQFFERLAKERGVDVATLGHELHARFFGRPPSSGFGGGEVYMSAGQEFRAWVEANHPDVAAWAKQHETR
- a CDS encoding CotH kinase family protein, with translation MIPRLALLVLALVACRGTSEVPPDELGEESSPAVLTIDAMDNEQHVLRGGFPVDSGVFRVELYEGSVLLGEALLEAGRWSIPWQPGEGSESLEVVAYSMAGTELRTRLDFQRLSFAAPENLYAAEALLTLPSEPDTTTRYTLDGTAPGPSSPVYTTPLVLLNKRGQPAPLSLIPTNPDTSPETWRWRPPATPPVLATVVRLQRFSGETPVGPGEARTYLIGQSATSLPVLSLVTDAEHFFGHEQGIYVPGRMHDPSPEGTAGWGTGNYMQDGKDWERPVHVEWFEASGAPVLAQNAGVRIHGSGSAALPQKSLRLYAKEDYGPESFQAEFFPDHPLQDFKRLLVRTSGQDQLNSKLKDCALQGFLRQTNLALQACRPTVVFLNGEYWGLHEIRERYDEYSLASHHGLNRKNIVILEGDGLLDTGDAEDAIPYAELLAYVREHDLSEPEHLAHVEARIDVEDFIDYHVAQLYFGNEDWPENNIKFWRLRGGSTTAGAGDGRWRWLMYDLDAAFAGGPEANSLGRLLRDERMAEPFVVLFRRLMTSPVFRERFVARFHWHLDNTFAPERVLAMLDATVELLAPEMPRHIERWRYPESEESWRQEIQRLRDTLGRRPEVLRRFLQEELGSP